Part of the Candidatus Poribacteria bacterium genome is shown below.
TTTCAAAAGCACACGCAGAAATTCTTGAAGAGAATAACACCAACCTTACACATCTGGTGACGAATATTCGCAGGGACCCGCGCTTTAAAAACATTCTAATGGAAATCGTTTCTTACGAGAGGGGAGTCCGTTTTAGTTTACGCCAAGAAATCATCAGCGAACTCGCCACTTACGGCGTAATCGCGAGAGGGGCTGACGATCGCTGTGAAATCATCAACCCGATTTATCACTACTGCATCCTACAAACATTCAGACCTATAGTGAACGGGTTAGAAAAAGATTACTTCCCTGAAGATACCGATTTTCCCGACTATCTCACACCCATGGAGCAGATTAATATGGAGCCGCTCCTTGATAACTTCCGAGATTTCATCACACGTGTCGGATTTCGGATACTCCAAGTCCCAGAAACACCGAAAGAATTTGCCGGTCAAGACCTTCTCTATGCCTACCTCGACCAGTTCGTTAGTTTAATCCGCGGGGTAATGTACCTTGAAGTTCAAACAGGACGCGGCAGAATGGACCTTGTCATCTTCCAAAATGGACAGAAATACATCGTCGAAACAAAGATTTGGGAAGGTCAGCGTCGCTATGAGGCAGCTAAGAAACAACTCGCAGCATATCTCAAACTGGAGGGAGTGAGCGAAGGATATTACGTCGTCTTCGACCATCGTGCCGAGCCAGAACCCCGCGTAGAAACAGAGACAATAGACAATTTGACAATCCGGAGTTACGTTATCCCTGTCGTCCAAGAAGCCCCTTCACAACAGAGATAATGCTGAGGAAAAATCTGTGAAAGATAAGATACTTGAGAAATTTGAGGCAATCGCAAAAGCAGAAGGGATATGCCCTATTGAAGATGTGATGCGTCGTGGTATGGATGCCCTCGAAAAAGAACTTGATCCAATTGAACTCAGTCGCTTTATTGTCGAATTACGACGGATGAAATCAGGCGTATCCGAAATCCAAGACCGGATTCCACTTGATAAATCTGCGAAACGGATCCGCAATGATTGAACACACTAAAAAGAAGTTAGAAAATTCAACTTGAAATTCTGGGGTGTACTAACGTATCATATATGTATAGGAACGGAATAGTCTTGCAAGTGTGGAACGTTTATAAAATAGACGAAAAATGCGATATATCAAACCCATCGTTTGGCTCATCTTTATCCTCTCTGGTGCCAGTGGACTCATTTATGAAGTCATCTGGATGCGGCAGCTCACGCTCATCTTCGGCAGCACCGTCTTCGCAACGAGTACCGTCCTGACCGCATTTATGGCAGGACTCGCACTCGGCAGCTACTACTTCGGTAGGAAGATCGACGAAAGCACACAGTCACCACTACGGATTTACGCGCTTTTGGAAGCGGGTATCGGTGCGTTCTGCCTTGTCTGGCCCCTCATTTTAGGGGCATTAAGTGCCATTTATGTTTTGGTTCATCGCAATATCACATCAGAGTTCTACACCCTCTCGCTCATCCGGTTCGTGCTAACGTTCGGGGTTCTGTTAATTCCCTCCACACTGATGGGTGGCACTCTACCGGTGCTAACCCGCTTTTTTGTGAAAAGGTTGGAGCAGCTCGGCACCAATATTGGGATTCTGTATGCGTTGAACACATTCGGTGCCGTTATCGGAACTGTGGCAGCAGGATTTTTCCTAATTGAAGCGTTAGGTGTTCGATGGACGCTCGGTGTCGGTATCGCTATTAATTTCGGCGTAGCAGCGGTTGCATTAGCGTTATCACAGAAGGTATCGGAAACAGAAGAGGTCAGCAGTCAGCAAAGCGATTTTCTTGCTGATAGCCGACAGCCGACGGTTTCCGATAGCCATCCCTCCGACAACCGACAACCGACAACCGACAACTCTAAATTGGTATTATGGGCAATAGGCATCTCCGGGTTCTGTGCGTTGGCTTATGAAGTGTTGTGGACACGCATCATGGTCTTCTTCCTTGGGAGTACAACCTATGCGTTCGCGACGATGCTTGCTGCGTTCCTATTCGGTATCGCGCTGGGGAGTATGGTATTTGCACGTTGGGTTGACCGGGTTAAACAACCTGTAGTAGTTTTCGGTATTATTCAACTCGGTATCGGACTTTTCGCGCTTCTCCTGATGCCCGCGTTTGAGGAGTTGTACGGCATGAGCCGTGCGTTCCAGTCCACCTTTGGCGGAAGTAGGTTCTGGGCATTTTTCTCCTGTTTCCTTGTGATGTGCCTTCCAACGTTTCTGATGGGCACGAGTTTTCCACTTGTGACGAAAATCTATACCGGCAGCGCACGTCAACTCGGTAGGAGCATTGGGAACGTCTATGCAGTCAACACAGTCGGGAGCATTTTAGGGGCGTTTTTTGCAGGATTCATCCTGATCCCACTTCTGGGCATCCGACCGAGCATCGTGCTAATGGTGGCTTTGAACACAGGCATCGGGTGCCTGCTTGTTTTAAGAGGTGAATGGCGGGCTGAAACCGGGAAATCGCTCCTACAAGGGGTAAGCATCGGGATGCCGATCCTCAACGCTGGATTGGCTGTTATCATGTTGCTCACCGTGAATCAACCGCTCTTTCTGAAAAGTGCCATTTTCAAAACGCAACGCCCCGGCGATACACTCGTTGATTACAACGAGGAGGTGGACGCGACCGTAACAACGTTAAAAGATGATGAAGGGGTCTATCGTCTCTATGTAGACACAAATCAGGCAGCGGATGCCTCGCGCTGGGATTCACCGTCGCATCGCGTCATCGCACATCTACCGTTGCTACTGCATCCACGTCCAAAACGTGCCCTCGTCGTCGGGTTCGGTATGGGGCTTACTTCGTATTCCATAACACAGCACGGTGTGCAAGTTGACGCAGTGGAACTGTCGAGCGGCGTGATTTCCGCTGCACAGAAGTATTTCACGCACGTCAACGGGAATGTGTTTGAAAACCCTCAATTTAACTATAGACTCAACGATGGGCGAAACCATATCCTGATGACGAAGACGAAATACGATATGATCTCGACGGGGATCATTCATCCGCTCGTCAGTGCGGGGAGTTCCAACATTTACACCGCCGATTTCTACCGTTTGTGTCGTCGGATTTTGAGCGAAGATGGGATCATGTGCCAGTGGGTGCCATTGCATCGCTTACCAGAGGCGCACTATAAGATGATTGTGCGCACCTTCATTGAGGTGTTCCCGCACACAACGCTCTGGTATAAGTACACACCGGATTTTGTGATTCTTATCGGCACACGTGAACCGCTGCGGATTGACTACAAAAACTTCATCGAACGCTCACAGATAGCGAGTATTCGAGAAGGGCTTGCTGCCGATGATCTGGATGGGATGTCGCTGCTCGATTCATTCATGATGGGACCTGAGAATGTACGTAAGTACGCAGACATTGGACCTATCCACACAGACAACCGACCTCGATTGGAATTTTTCCGTGGGGCAGATTTGGTGGGTACAACAACACAGAACGTTAAAGGGATGGCAGAATACCGGGAACGGGTGCTGCCTTACCTCACCAACTACGGCACGACACTCGCAGAGAAACGGGACGCACGAGAGAAACTTGACACCTATTTTAGAGCCACACAGAGATTGATTCGTGGACAAATTGCTTATGCAAGCGCGCAGTATCAAAATGCCGCGGCACTCATGAACGAAGCGGTGGAACTCAATCCCGTTGACGAGACGATTCGCTATAACTTTGGGGTCGTCGCAGGTTTAATTCGCGAAGGTGAACAGGAAGAACTCCAACAGATTGAACGGCAGGTACAGCAGACGATGGCACAAAACCCTGATGACCTTCAGGGACACCTCCATTTGGCAACGTTGTATGAGATGCAAGGTGAACTCGGAAAGGCAGCAACGGAGTTAGAGGAATTACTCAGACGCGATCCGAAGAGATTTGAGGTCTATCTGCTCTTAGGTCCGCTGTATGAACGTCAGGAACGCTACAAAGACGCGCTTCGCACCTATGAACGGCTTGAACGACTGGAGACAACTTTGCAATTGCCAGCACCCATTTTTGCAGCAATGGCGGGCCTCCATCTGCAATTGGAAAACATAACTGAAGCCGAAAAATATGGAAAGAAGGGCATCGCCGCGGATGTCAATTCGTGGCGGTCCTATTACGTTCTCGGAAACGTTTACGCCGCCATGAATCAGCTGGAGAAACAGATAGATGCCTACAACAACGCTTTGAAAGCGATTGATGAGGTCATTCGTGTCACCGCTGATTCGAGCGATCTATTGAGTGCCAGAGAACAGATCCAGAACGAACTTGAACAACTTAAAAGATAATATTTTTTAATTGACATTCATCCATCGTTTCTGATGTTGTCAAGGCTAACTGTCTGAGTGTCTTGCTTATTGAGCAGGCGCGGTTTTGATATGAATTTCGGAAACGATTCGGTGTTTAATGATGTAAAATGCCTACCGTAAATGGTGGGAATTTCTGAATAGGAGGAACCCTTGCATCTGGTAAACAAGCAAGGGAATATCTAACAATGTCTCAAGAAACCCAAGAAGCCACATCGCCTTGTTTAAAAAGAACCCATTATTGTGGGGACCTACGCTTAACCGATGCGGGAACGACCGCACAACTCAACGGTTGGGTCAAACGTCGCCGCGACCACGGTGGGGTCATCTTCGTCGATTTACGCGACAGGACAGGCATCACACAAGTCGTCTTTGACCCGCAGATTGACGAAAAAGCACATGTTCTCGCCGATGCTGTTAGAGGTGAATTCGTGCTGAACGTCAGCGGCACCGTCCGTGAACGCGATCCGGGCGAATTGCTCTTCCACGCAGATGCAGCGTATCAGGCAGAACTCGCCGATGGCACCCTTTCCCCCGCGTTCCGAGCCTTGTTTTCGGATGTTGACGCTAAATACACCCTCTCTGAAGAAATTGAAGTCGCAATCCGAGTCGCTGGCACGCGTTGGCTGCTCACCGATGTCGAAAATAATCGGACATATCATATTGAGAACGGGGAAAACGGACTCGACATCTTTCAAGGCACAGTCAATCCAGAACTTGATACGGGTGAGATTGAAGTCGCTGTGGATTCTCTGCAGATTCTAAATACTGCCAAAACACCGCCGTTCCCTGTTGAAGATGATATTGACGTGGCGGAAGACATTCGGATGCGCTATCGGTTCATTGATCTGCGTCGTCCTGAGATGCAAAAAACTTTGGCAATGCGGCATCAGGCGGCACTCGCAGCACGTAACTACATGAACGAGCAGGGTTTCCTTGAAATTGAGACACCTATTTTGATGAACAGCACGCCCGAAGGGGCACGCGATGTCCTTGTGCCGAGTCGTCATTATCCGGGTAGATTCTATGCGCTCCCGCAATCACCGCAGCAGTTTAAGCAGATTCTCATGATGAGCGGTGTTGATCGGTACTTCCAAATCGCGCGATGCTTCCGCGATGAAGACACCCGTTCCGACAGGCAGCTGGAGTTCACGCAGCTTGATATTGAGATGTCATTCGCAGGGGTGGACGATGTACTTGAGGTGACCGAAGGGTTGATGAAACGAATATTTGAGGAGGCAGGTGGTATTCCTGTCCAAACACCTTTCCTACGTCTACCCTATCATGAATCAATGGCACGTTTCGGAAACGACAAACCCGATACGCGATTCGGCATGGAACTCACCGAGCTCTCTGATGTTATGGCGGATTGTGATTTCCAAGTGTTCACACGCACCTTGGAAAGCGGTGGAGAAGTCAAAGCTATCGCTGCACCGGGTGGAGCGGACTTTTCACGCAAAGATATTGACGATCTGACCGAGTTTGTTGCCACTTACCGAGCAAAAGGCTTGGCGTGGGTCAAGGTCACAACAGATGGCTTCTCGTCCGGTATCGTTAAGTTCTTCACAACAGAGCAACTTGAAACGGCACAAGAACGAACAGGGGCGCAGCCGGGGGACATCATGTTCTTTGTTGCTGACAGACCGAAAGTCGTTGCCGATGCACTTGGCAATCTCCGTCTCCATCTCGGACGAAAACTCAACCTTATTGACGAAACCCGATACAATTTCTTGTGGATTGTCGATTATCCGCTGTTTGAATGGAACGAGGATGAAAATCGGTACGAACCTTTCCACCATCTGTTCACAGGCGCGACGGGAGAGACTTTACCGCTGTTAGAAACAGATCCGGGGAAGGTCCAGAGCCAACACTACGATCTCGTATGTAATGGGTATGAAATCTGTAGCGGAAGCGTCAGGATTCACCAATGGGATATCCAACAGAAGATCTTCAACATTCTGGACATCACCCCGGAAGAGGTCGAAAGTCGGTTTGGCTATTTCATAGAGGCATTGGCGTATGGCACACCCCCGCATGCCGGCATCGCACCCGGACTTGACCGGATGGTGATGTTGATGAGAAACGAGGAAAACATCCGTGAAGTCATCGCATTCCCGAAATCGCAACAGGGGCTTTGCCCGCTCACGCATGCCCCGTCCGTTGTAACGGATGCACAGTTAGAAGAACTCTCCATCCACGTTGATGTAGACGGCTAAGGTAGAAAGAGTTATCGGTTTGCCTCGCAGTGAGAGTTATCAGTTTTCAGTCCGAGACGCTTTGTGGCAGTAACACAATTTGTACCTGCCACAAGAAGTTAACTGACAACCGATAACTGATGACTGATAACCAAAAAATAAAGGAGATAGCACGATGAAAAGAAAAATAGGCACTGCCCCGACATTCGTCTATCCCGAATCAGACGGAGAACCGATGGCAGAAACTCCGAAACATCAGCAGGTGATGATAGATTGCATGGATATCCTACGAAACCATTTCCATGGGATCCGAGATGTGTATATCGGTGGGAACATGCTACTGTATTATGAAGAGGGGAATCCTCGGAAGAGCGTCTCCCCGGATGTCTTCATGGTTCGTGGGCTGTCGAAAAAAGAACTCCGAACATATAAAACCTGGGAACAACCCGCCACCCTTGATTTTGTGTTAGAAGTTGCCAGCCCGAGTACGTATACGAGAGACTTCAACGAGAAGATGGAGATATATGCCAAGATTCTGCGTGTCAAAGAGTATTATATCTATGACCCCTATCATGAAATTGAGCCCTATTTCGTTGGGTTCCGGCTTGTGGGTGAAACTTATGAGGAGATAGCATTCGTGAACGCACGACTCCCGTCTTCAGTGTTAGGTTTGGAGTTGGGTGAGCATGAGGGTTTGCTGCGTTTATATGACCCTGTTAAGTCTGCGTGGTTACTTACTTCTCAAGAACGCGTAGGAGAGGCGGAAACCCGCGTAGCACAAGAATCCCTGGCACGACAGGAGGCGGAAACCCGT
Proteins encoded:
- a CDS encoding Uma2 family endonuclease produces the protein MKRKIGTAPTFVYPESDGEPMAETPKHQQVMIDCMDILRNHFHGIRDVYIGGNMLLYYEEGNPRKSVSPDVFMVRGLSKKELRTYKTWEQPATLDFVLEVASPSTYTRDFNEKMEIYAKILRVKEYYIYDPYHEIEPYFVGFRLVGETYEEIAFVNARLPSSVLGLELGEHEGLLRLYDPVKSAWLLTSQERVGEAETRVAQESLARQEAETRVQHAEAELEKLRAALQRLETTK
- the aspS gene encoding aspartate--tRNA ligase produces the protein MSQETQEATSPCLKRTHYCGDLRLTDAGTTAQLNGWVKRRRDHGGVIFVDLRDRTGITQVVFDPQIDEKAHVLADAVRGEFVLNVSGTVRERDPGELLFHADAAYQAELADGTLSPAFRALFSDVDAKYTLSEEIEVAIRVAGTRWLLTDVENNRTYHIENGENGLDIFQGTVNPELDTGEIEVAVDSLQILNTAKTPPFPVEDDIDVAEDIRMRYRFIDLRRPEMQKTLAMRHQAALAARNYMNEQGFLEIETPILMNSTPEGARDVLVPSRHYPGRFYALPQSPQQFKQILMMSGVDRYFQIARCFRDEDTRSDRQLEFTQLDIEMSFAGVDDVLEVTEGLMKRIFEEAGGIPVQTPFLRLPYHESMARFGNDKPDTRFGMELTELSDVMADCDFQVFTRTLESGGEVKAIAAPGGADFSRKDIDDLTEFVATYRAKGLAWVKVTTDGFSSGIVKFFTTEQLETAQERTGAQPGDIMFFVADRPKVVADALGNLRLHLGRKLNLIDETRYNFLWIVDYPLFEWNEDENRYEPFHHLFTGATGETLPLLETDPGKVQSQHYDLVCNGYEICSGSVRIHQWDIQQKIFNILDITPEEVESRFGYFIEALAYGTPPHAGIAPGLDRMVMLMRNEENIREVIAFPKSQQGLCPLTHAPSVVTDAQLEELSIHVDVDG
- a CDS encoding fused MFS/spermidine synthase, producing the protein MRYIKPIVWLIFILSGASGLIYEVIWMRQLTLIFGSTVFATSTVLTAFMAGLALGSYYFGRKIDESTQSPLRIYALLEAGIGAFCLVWPLILGALSAIYVLVHRNITSEFYTLSLIRFVLTFGVLLIPSTLMGGTLPVLTRFFVKRLEQLGTNIGILYALNTFGAVIGTVAAGFFLIEALGVRWTLGVGIAINFGVAAVALALSQKVSETEEVSSQQSDFLADSRQPTVSDSHPSDNRQPTTDNSKLVLWAIGISGFCALAYEVLWTRIMVFFLGSTTYAFATMLAAFLFGIALGSMVFARWVDRVKQPVVVFGIIQLGIGLFALLLMPAFEELYGMSRAFQSTFGGSRFWAFFSCFLVMCLPTFLMGTSFPLVTKIYTGSARQLGRSIGNVYAVNTVGSILGAFFAGFILIPLLGIRPSIVLMVALNTGIGCLLVLRGEWRAETGKSLLQGVSIGMPILNAGLAVIMLLTVNQPLFLKSAIFKTQRPGDTLVDYNEEVDATVTTLKDDEGVYRLYVDTNQAADASRWDSPSHRVIAHLPLLLHPRPKRALVVGFGMGLTSYSITQHGVQVDAVELSSGVISAAQKYFTHVNGNVFENPQFNYRLNDGRNHILMTKTKYDMISTGIIHPLVSAGSSNIYTADFYRLCRRILSEDGIMCQWVPLHRLPEAHYKMIVRTFIEVFPHTTLWYKYTPDFVILIGTREPLRIDYKNFIERSQIASIREGLAADDLDGMSLLDSFMMGPENVRKYADIGPIHTDNRPRLEFFRGADLVGTTTQNVKGMAEYRERVLPYLTNYGTTLAEKRDAREKLDTYFRATQRLIRGQIAYASAQYQNAAALMNEAVELNPVDETIRYNFGVVAGLIREGEQEELQQIERQVQQTMAQNPDDLQGHLHLATLYEMQGELGKAATELEELLRRDPKRFEVYLLLGPLYERQERYKDALRTYERLERLETTLQLPAPIFAAMAGLHLQLENITEAEKYGKKGIAADVNSWRSYYVLGNVYAAMNQLEKQIDAYNNALKAIDEVIRVTADSSDLLSAREQIQNELEQLKR